Proteins found in one Campylobacter concisus genomic segment:
- the nrfD gene encoding NrfD/PsrC family molybdoenzyme membrane anchor subunit — protein MDGALNFTATFSHGVEWGWPIAVYLLLAGMSGGALIAAILLKHYKKQESFSPFFKAASLLAFVSIMLGMVCLIADLEKPLLFWKILINYNFTSVMSIGVAGLCVFIPLSFLMCLYAFNDEISNFLAKSLKSFSALFALIMKILIPLYPFLSRICLIFAVIICAYTGFLISVLIRFPLLNTAVLPALFIASGLSAGISGSSLVAAALFKEDPHSSDLHSLHSIEFSVLGAEILLILMLFVSLLLGSSYQQNAAVAFYSGVWANFFWLGVVLVGFIVPFVLNFAFGKKVASLKFSFYISSLAAVIGVLLLRVFILYAGQTYSI, from the coding sequence ATGGATGGTGCATTAAATTTTACTGCAACATTTTCGCATGGAGTAGAGTGGGGCTGGCCGATCGCTGTTTATCTTTTGCTAGCTGGTATGAGTGGTGGAGCGCTAATCGCTGCCATACTTTTAAAACACTATAAAAAGCAAGAGAGCTTTAGTCCATTTTTCAAGGCTGCTTCGCTTTTAGCATTTGTTAGCATCATGCTCGGTATGGTTTGCTTGATAGCTGATCTTGAAAAGCCGCTTTTATTTTGGAAAATTTTGATTAATTATAATTTCACATCAGTTATGTCTATCGGTGTTGCTGGACTTTGTGTATTTATACCGCTTAGCTTTTTGATGTGCCTTTATGCATTTAATGATGAAATTTCAAATTTCTTAGCCAAAAGTTTAAAATCCTTTAGCGCTCTTTTTGCACTAATAATGAAAATTTTAATACCACTTTATCCATTTTTAAGTCGTATTTGTCTTATTTTTGCTGTAATAATTTGTGCTTATACTGGATTTTTGATCTCAGTTTTGATTAGATTTCCACTTTTAAACACAGCTGTGCTTCCAGCTTTATTTATAGCTTCAGGACTAAGTGCTGGCATAAGTGGCAGTAGCTTGGTTGCAGCAGCTTTATTTAAAGAAGATCCGCATTCAAGCGACCTTCATTCGCTTCATAGCATAGAATTTAGCGTTTTGGGAGCTGAAATTTTACTCATTTTAATGCTTTTTGTATCGCTTTTACTTGGTTCAAGTTATCAGCAAAATGCAGCTGTTGCTTTTTATAGTGGCGTTTGGGCAAATTTCTTTTGGCTTGGTGTTGTGCTAGTTGGCTTTATTGTGCCTTTTGTTTTAAATTTTGCATTTGGCAAAAAAGTAGCTAGCTTAAAATTTAGCTTTTATATCAGTTCATTAGCGGCTGTTATCGGTGTTTTACTGCTTAGGGTGTTTATACTTTATGCGGGACAAACTTATAGCATCTAA
- a CDS encoding 4Fe-4S dicluster domain-containing protein — MQNQKNRRAFLKSMVVVAAGAGAASSGFAFKSEESVKKPHFGMIFDQNKCVGCTDCEIACRKVNLVPKGQMRLFIEDKTNPKNLLDKRFVRVSCQQCVDAPCVAVCPTKACHKDEKTGIQTTNIDDCIACKYCIVACPYDVRYIDKVTHSAQSCNFCVDTNLKDEKEPACVEACRYEAIVFGDLNDEDSHISKLLAVKDSIRLRAELGTKPSLRYIPKVKMGV, encoded by the coding sequence ATGCAAAATCAAAAAAATAGAAGAGCCTTTTTAAAAAGCATGGTAGTTGTGGCTGCTGGTGCTGGTGCGGCAAGTAGTGGTTTTGCTTTTAAGAGTGAAGAAAGTGTAAAAAAACCACACTTTGGTATGATATTTGACCAAAATAAATGTGTTGGCTGTACCGACTGTGAGATAGCTTGTAGAAAGGTAAATTTAGTCCCAAAAGGGCAGATGAGACTTTTTATAGAAGATAAGACTAATCCTAAAAATTTACTCGATAAAAGATTTGTAAGAGTGTCTTGTCAGCAGTGTGTCGATGCGCCTTGTGTAGCTGTTTGTCCAACCAAGGCTTGTCATAAAGACGAAAAAACTGGCATACAAACTACAAATATAGATGACTGCATCGCCTGTAAATACTGCATCGTAGCCTGTCCATATGATGTGAGATATATTGATAAGGTTACGCACTCAGCTCAAAGCTGTAACTTTTGCGTAGATACAAATTTAAAGGACGAAAAAGAGCCGGCCTGCGTAGAAGCTTGTAGATATGAAGCGATCGTCTTTGGTGATCTTAACGATGAAGATTCGCACATCAGTAAGCTACTAGCCGTAAAAGATAGCATAAGGCTAAGAGCAGAGCTTGGCACAAAACCAAGCCTTAGATATATTCCTAAAGTAAAAATGGGGGTGTAA
- a CDS encoding FKBP-type peptidyl-prolyl cis-trans isomerase: MKNKVLKFTLLLSLSASSLLANVDSNESYAMGATSGGYVLKGLLEQKQIGISYDAEAVIKGFSDALKGELKLSDDEIAKLLNKRAENLDKIVKEKEAAILKENLKQGKAFMDKNAKNKNVKTTKSKLQYEILKSSKNGATPKQESIIIANYKASFIDGKVFDETKEAPAHLSMLNLIPGLEEGLMLMKEGDKFKFVIPPELAYGDSGMEGIPGGETIVFEIELVKVLKPGELAEAAKKIHEKELNEGIKKPH; this comes from the coding sequence ATGAAAAATAAGGTTTTAAAATTTACGCTACTTCTTAGCTTAAGTGCTTCTAGTTTGCTTGCAAATGTAGATTCAAATGAGTCTTATGCCATGGGAGCAACAAGTGGCGGATATGTTTTAAAAGGGTTACTTGAACAAAAACAAATAGGCATTAGCTACGATGCTGAGGCCGTTATCAAAGGTTTTAGTGATGCACTAAAAGGAGAGCTAAAACTAAGCGATGATGAGATAGCAAAGCTACTAAACAAAAGAGCTGAAAATTTAGACAAGATAGTAAAAGAAAAAGAAGCCGCCATACTTAAAGAGAATTTAAAGCAGGGCAAGGCTTTTATGGATAAAAATGCAAAAAATAAAAATGTAAAAACTACAAAATCAAAATTGCAATATGAAATTTTAAAATCAAGCAAAAATGGAGCGACTCCAAAACAAGAGAGTATCATCATAGCAAACTACAAAGCTAGCTTTATCGATGGTAAGGTCTTTGATGAGACAAAAGAGGCTCCAGCTCATCTTTCTATGCTAAATTTGATCCCAGGTCTTGAAGAGGGCTTAATGCTCATGAAAGAGGGCGATAAGTTTAAATTTGTTATCCCGCCAGAACTTGCGTACGGCGATAGCGGCATGGAGGGCATACCTGGAGGCGAGACTATTGTTTTTGAGATAGAGCTTGTTAAAGTCTTAAAGCCAGGTGAATTAGCCGAGGCTGCAAAGAAAATTCACGAAAAAGAACTAAATGAGGGCATCAAAAAGCCTCATTAA
- a CDS encoding multiheme c-type cytochrome — protein MRNLQKALAGLLMGVSIFASQACCEEHNMQMSDKARDVIANPKGTLQSRGVISLQDYVVEEQEMYNWLFKNHPIFTKYGGKTVGKMVVHDRGLEWLAEGHGFDMSKLSKRDGGKGYSSMMYRIPATSSLQFPNKFVGPEKCGECHPAQYEVWSRSRHATTMRFPGEHPEVNNNLTEPVFDKDTASILPKGITPDVIYATVGHLRTKMGYVDAWLLRGTYYVEGGLLRDGTGQIVAGGNQWQRTWALNLDDATVKKIKELVPEFPGTLEEYGDNGGYVRGLASYAAKHKKSMFFQANSSYCEVCHPVKFDFKSKAEFYAALGNAKELQKHTISKGVSCEECHGAGGHLDGATNFRTSNCERCHQRFNFSPDLARANPLNNGKLDLSLSSKFKSMGPGCGSEGSQSYFTAHYDKGMRCVTCHDPHDNTGPVVGDKSVTGMNYNSEQGYLSSFYTKPKIRKECKDCHETQAYIASKADTHKDNTCASCHMPFMMSCENFYAVQFQDNAGFDTQRRSHIWKIMVDPKEKSLVPGDAAKGPRDAKDWHFERDKNGHNYVDLMWACARTSWADKDMKDTKGCHSPVLSELKPTLHFKNQKQVYDEVMGWQTPVKNEFSEVKIGIEGLYSLLETKKLDASDKVRVYELIQNAQEIIDMVEKDGSWGMHGFKFTKQKLDASKEYIKEAQRILNKNL, from the coding sequence ATGAGAAATCTACAAAAAGCCTTAGCTGGTTTGCTCATGGGTGTTAGCATCTTCGCTTCACAAGCCTGTTGCGAAGAGCATAATATGCAGATGTCCGATAAAGCACGTGATGTTATCGCAAATCCTAAAGGCACACTGCAAAGTAGAGGTGTTATCTCCTTGCAAGACTACGTTGTAGAAGAGCAAGAGATGTATAACTGGTTATTTAAAAACCACCCTATTTTTACAAAATATGGTGGTAAAACCGTCGGTAAAATGGTCGTTCACGACCGTGGCTTAGAGTGGCTTGCCGAGGGACATGGCTTTGATATGTCAAAGCTTAGTAAAAGAGATGGCGGTAAGGGCTATAGCTCTATGATGTATAGAATTCCAGCCACTTCATCACTTCAGTTTCCTAACAAATTTGTAGGTCCAGAAAAGTGCGGTGAGTGTCACCCAGCTCAGTATGAAGTGTGGAGCAGATCTCGCCACGCAACTACTATGCGTTTCCCTGGTGAGCACCCAGAGGTTAATAACAACCTAACTGAGCCAGTATTTGACAAAGATACAGCTTCTATCCTTCCAAAAGGTATCACTCCAGATGTTATCTACGCAACTGTTGGTCACTTAAGAACCAAAATGGGCTACGTTGATGCGTGGCTACTTCGTGGTACTTACTATGTTGAGGGTGGTTTACTAAGAGATGGTACAGGCCAGATCGTGGCTGGTGGTAACCAATGGCAAAGAACATGGGCGTTAAATTTAGACGACGCAACTGTTAAAAAGATAAAAGAGCTTGTCCCAGAATTTCCTGGCACTCTTGAAGAGTACGGCGACAATGGCGGATATGTTAGAGGCCTAGCTTCATACGCCGCAAAACATAAAAAATCAATGTTTTTCCAAGCAAACTCATCATATTGTGAAGTTTGTCACCCGGTTAAATTCGATTTCAAATCAAAAGCAGAATTTTATGCAGCACTTGGTAATGCTAAAGAGCTTCAAAAACACACTATCTCAAAAGGCGTAAGCTGTGAGGAGTGCCACGGAGCTGGCGGTCACCTTGATGGAGCTACAAATTTTAGAACATCAAACTGCGAACGCTGCCACCAAAGATTTAACTTTAGCCCAGATCTAGCTCGTGCTAATCCGCTTAATAACGGTAAGCTTGATCTCTCACTTAGCTCTAAATTTAAATCAATGGGACCAGGATGTGGTTCTGAAGGTTCTCAATCATACTTTACAGCTCACTATGATAAAGGTATGAGATGTGTTACTTGCCACGATCCACACGACAACACAGGTCCAGTTGTAGGTGATAAGAGCGTAACTGGTATGAACTATAACTCAGAACAAGGCTATCTAAGCTCATTCTATACTAAACCAAAAATTAGAAAAGAGTGTAAAGATTGCCACGAGACTCAAGCATATATCGCATCTAAAGCAGATACTCACAAAGACAACACTTGTGCATCTTGCCACATGCCATTTATGATGAGTTGTGAGAATTTCTATGCTGTTCAGTTCCAAGACAACGCTGGCTTTGATACTCAAAGAAGATCTCACATCTGGAAGATCATGGTTGATCCAAAAGAGAAATCTCTAGTACCAGGCGATGCTGCCAAAGGTCCAAGAGATGCTAAAGATTGGCACTTTGAGAGAGATAAAAATGGCCATAACTACGTTGACTTGATGTGGGCTTGCGCTAGAACATCTTGGGCTGATAAAGATATGAAAGATACCAAAGGCTGCCACAGCCCAGTACTATCTGAGCTAAAACCAACACTTCACTTCAAAAACCAAAAACAAGTTTATGATGAAGTTATGGGATGGCAAACTCCAGTTAAGAATGAATTCTCTGAAGTTAAGATTGGTATTGAAGGACTTTACTCACTACTTGAGACTAAAAAACTTGATGCAAGTGATAAAGTAAGAGTTTATGAGCTTATCCAAAATGCTCAAGAGATCATCGATATGGTTGAAAAAGATGGTTCATGGGGTATGCACGGATTTAAATTTACTAAACAAAAACTCGATGCATCAAAAGAGTATATAAAAGAAGCTCAAAGAATTTTGAATAAAAATTTATAG
- a CDS encoding c-type heme family protein has product MKYKFQLIVSVFIFVYLLISALVLNFYNNLAMKDAKKEAYYVLESINSVREYIAGVQRPLIEQLKHDGIIKEDFFDERLLSSSYISREIYNIQKKKYNLDFDYKLVAMAPLNKAHEPNEFEAQVLRGFKENKFSEFSKIIKDENGSQFFVGLPIKSQNTSCLACHNSESAPKQMLDRYEISNGKISEASEMMAMLSFKIPLRAIFSYHLKEVIIIMSAIAFVFGIFLLLVYKMHRRGEESKRQTEQLMIHQSRLASMGEMIGNISHQWKQPLAQISSALINLELYQERKKLDEAKIYEFIEETSKQINFMSETVDDFKNFFKPNTLKREFSVEEVINQTIKILNASLKKYQIEIEIDIRENFTIFANFNEIIQILINIINNAKDAFKQSYVKPRVIKIYTFIKDNRKNLCVQNNAGAIKASFLKVIFEPHFSTKESGSGLGLYMSRLIASKNNALIFARNVDENSITFTISFKNL; this is encoded by the coding sequence GTGAAATATAAATTTCAGCTAATCGTTAGTGTTTTTATCTTTGTTTATCTCTTAATATCCGCACTTGTTTTAAATTTTTATAATAATCTTGCAATGAAAGATGCCAAAAAAGAGGCGTATTATGTGCTTGAGAGTATAAATTCTGTAAGAGAATACATTGCAGGCGTTCAGCGTCCATTGATAGAGCAGCTAAAGCATGATGGCATTATAAAAGAGGATTTTTTTGACGAGAGATTGCTCTCATCTTCATATATAAGCCGTGAAATTTATAATATCCAAAAGAAAAAATACAATCTTGACTTTGACTACAAACTAGTCGCCATGGCGCCTTTAAATAAAGCTCATGAGCCAAATGAATTTGAAGCGCAGGTGTTAAGAGGCTTTAAAGAGAATAAATTTAGTGAGTTTTCAAAGATTATAAAAGATGAAAATGGCTCACAATTTTTTGTAGGACTTCCTATAAAAAGTCAAAATACATCTTGCTTAGCCTGTCACAATAGCGAAAGTGCTCCAAAACAGATGTTGGATCGTTATGAAATTTCAAATGGAAAAATTTCTGAGGCAAGTGAGATGATGGCGATGCTATCTTTTAAAATCCCACTACGTGCCATTTTTTCTTACCATTTAAAAGAAGTTATCATCATAATGAGTGCGATAGCCTTTGTATTTGGGATATTTTTGCTACTTGTTTATAAGATGCATAGGCGTGGCGAAGAGAGCAAAAGGCAGACCGAGCAGCTAATGATACATCAAAGCCGCCTAGCCTCAATGGGCGAGATGATAGGCAATATCTCACATCAGTGGAAGCAGCCTTTAGCTCAAATCAGCTCAGCTTTAATAAATTTAGAACTCTATCAGGAGCGAAAAAAGCTTGATGAAGCAAAAATTTATGAGTTTATAGAAGAGACTAGCAAGCAGATAAATTTCATGTCTGAAACGGTTGATGATTTTAAAAACTTTTTTAAGCCAAATACTTTAAAAAGGGAGTTTAGCGTAGAGGAAGTGATAAATCAGACTATAAAAATTCTAAACGCCTCACTTAAGAAATATCAAATCGAAATAGAAATCGATATAAGAGAAAATTTTACGATTTTTGCGAATTTTAATGAAATAATCCAAATTTTAATAAATATTATAAACAACGCAAAAGATGCATTTAAACAAAGCTATGTAAAGCCAAGAGTAATAAAAATTTATACTTTCATAAAAGATAATCGTAAAAATTTATGCGTGCAAAATAATGCAGGAGCGATAAAGGCTTCGTTTTTAAAAGTTATCTTTGAGCCACACTTTAGCACAAAAGAGTCTGGCAGCGGGCTTGGTCTATATATGAGCCGGTTAATCGCTAGCAAAAATAACGCCCTAATCTTTGCTAGAAACGTAGATGAAAATAGTATTACATTTACAATTAGTTTCAAAAATTTATAA